One segment of Rhodopirellula baltica SH 1 DNA contains the following:
- a CDS encoding alpha/beta hydrolase, translating to MSSGIRSLTGEPVEGPFERHSYRVRFSGGNGFELAGIVDRPRERLTGELLADSPVAVFSHCFTCSKDLKAIARISRRLAELGVNVLRFDMTGLGGSDGDFSRTHFTSNQADLRSAIQFAESELGSVTGLIGHSFGGAASLAVASDEVARPKTLKAVVAIAAPSDTVHLANLLDRMNPKIQEEGTGEVEIGGRRWMIRREMLDDFRTHQLADQLPKVRAQVIAFHSPTDETVGYDHALRISSLISSENDQPGCSVITLSGADHLLIRHPGDAILVADTAAAFLNRHR from the coding sequence GTGAGTTCGGGCATTCGATCTTTGACCGGTGAGCCGGTTGAGGGACCTTTTGAACGCCATTCCTATCGGGTGCGTTTTAGTGGCGGCAACGGCTTCGAGTTGGCGGGGATCGTCGATCGACCTCGGGAACGATTGACGGGCGAATTGCTTGCCGATTCCCCCGTGGCCGTTTTCAGTCATTGCTTCACCTGCAGCAAGGATTTGAAGGCCATCGCAAGAATTTCGCGACGCTTGGCGGAATTGGGCGTTAACGTTCTGCGATTCGACATGACCGGTTTGGGCGGAAGCGACGGCGATTTTTCTCGCACGCATTTCACTTCAAATCAAGCTGATTTGAGGTCCGCGATTCAGTTTGCCGAATCCGAGTTGGGGTCGGTGACTGGTCTTATTGGGCACAGCTTCGGTGGCGCCGCTTCGCTTGCGGTTGCTTCTGATGAAGTGGCTCGACCGAAAACCTTGAAAGCCGTTGTTGCCATCGCCGCACCCAGTGATACGGTCCATCTGGCCAACTTGCTGGATCGAATGAATCCCAAGATCCAAGAAGAAGGAACGGGTGAGGTTGAGATCGGCGGTCGTCGCTGGATGATACGTCGCGAGATGCTAGACGATTTTCGAACGCATCAACTCGCCGACCAATTGCCGAAGGTACGTGCCCAGGTCATCGCATTCCATTCGCCCACGGATGAGACCGTTGGATACGACCATGCTTTAAGAATCTCAAGTTTGATCAGCAGCGAAAACGATCAACCCGGATGCAGCGTGATCACTCTTTCCGGGGCAGATCATCTTTTGATCCGGCACCCCGGGGATGCGATCTTGGTTGCCGATACCGCGGCGGCTTTTCTAAACCGTCATCGCTAG
- a CDS encoding HisA/HisF-related TIM barrel protein — protein sequence MSTPRTPLSQRLTSLSQQLHEQWKPVLDRLIGVIDLKDGVAVHGIAGNRSQYQPIAGLSADECSLLHWYRSIGIRRFYVADLNGLMGTGRQRDALLALVTEIRQEETLWIDSGWTGSISRMDQEWLSRMNRSIANESNLRWIIATETADSLDVQDRMLEFVNSSNLTLSLDFRAGQFVGPETASNWVLAALKRNIREGILLDVASVGSESGPASGEMFSDCVSRFGDMSWITGGGIRNVKDVRGLVSEGYSAFLVASAMLPALGTGRTPENS from the coding sequence TTGAGCACGCCGCGGACTCCGCTTTCTCAGCGACTGACTTCGCTTTCTCAGCAACTGCACGAGCAATGGAAGCCGGTGCTCGATCGCTTGATCGGAGTCATCGATCTCAAAGATGGCGTCGCGGTGCATGGCATCGCGGGAAATCGTTCGCAGTACCAACCAATCGCTGGACTGTCCGCCGACGAATGTTCGTTGCTGCACTGGTATCGGTCGATTGGAATTCGACGTTTCTATGTCGCGGATCTCAATGGCTTGATGGGGACGGGACGCCAGCGAGATGCCTTGCTCGCCTTGGTGACCGAAATTCGCCAAGAGGAAACACTGTGGATCGACAGTGGATGGACCGGTTCGATTTCGCGAATGGACCAGGAATGGTTGAGTCGCATGAATCGATCGATTGCAAATGAATCGAATTTGCGATGGATTATTGCCACGGAAACGGCAGACTCGCTTGACGTGCAGGACCGAATGTTGGAGTTCGTCAATTCATCGAACCTGACACTCAGTTTGGATTTTCGAGCCGGGCAGTTTGTTGGTCCGGAGACCGCATCGAATTGGGTCTTGGCCGCTCTCAAACGAAATATTCGCGAAGGAATTCTTTTGGACGTCGCCTCGGTTGGCAGCGAATCCGGCCCAGCTAGTGGCGAAATGTTTTCCGATTGCGTTTCGCGATTTGGCGACATGAGTTGGATCACCGGTGGTGGGATTCGCAATGTGAAGGACGTTCGTGGGCTCGTTTCAGAAGGCTATTCGGCGTTTCTGGTCGCTTCCGCGATGCTGCCGGCATTGGGGACGGGTCGCACCCCGGAAAACTCGTAG
- a CDS encoding DUF1549 domain-containing protein, translating into MNAICGPTLMLTKPMPAQPRILDKAGSAKPFLRFAFAAACCFSFSPEARAEVDYATEIKPLLAKRCYSCHGPDQAESGLGLHNAETSIIEGDSGERLIVPGDPNASHLLERIVANEDYELMPPEGEPLGEAEVELIRRWIEEGATFTKHWAYEPVQNVTPPDMSVAIQKHIVAQAKSNDEPPKISPVVQDWEKSGHPVDAFLLDSLLASGLTPNAPADRRTLIRRVTLDLTGLPPTPEEVADFLRDTAPDAFENLIERLLQSPHYGERWGRHWLDLVRYAETNSFERDNPKPNAWKYRDYVIRSFNEDKPYDQFVREQLAGDLLDDVTTESLTATGYYRLGIWDDEPADPLQARYDELDDLVAVTGQTFLGLTINCARCHDHKIDPIPQTDYYGMLAFFADVSRYGTRGDQTSNNQIDVSDPALNEAYAKLDAEQRKLEEEATQIEQDGITKMSAPDQRATEGPKRQRERILKKKLRPLLSKEQRKRYDEIKAALKLVTEKRNDLPDREQVLGLGKLRPIEETFLLFRGNPHSPTDPVTPRFPEIFKETAPEMTPDERRRVFADWVTSSDNRLSSRVMANRVWQHHFGRGIVRSPNNFGGLGVPPTHPELLDYLANRLVDGGWKLKDLHRLICTSKAYQMSSEINESSSSIDPGNDLFWRFDSRRLSAEEVRDSILAVNESLNRESYGPSFYPSLSAEVLAGQSKPGQGWGDSSEAERNRRSVYIHVKRSLLTPLLSAFDFPEPDTTCEARFATLQPGQAMSLLNSDFIHEEADKLAKSVRSRLAADSDSKAFVAAVIEQVLMRPALEIEIKEGVDLIDELIAKYEVGPERANALYALSVLNWNEFVFVF; encoded by the coding sequence ATGAACGCGATCTGCGGCCCCACCCTCATGCTCACCAAACCGATGCCAGCCCAACCGCGAATCCTGGACAAGGCCGGTTCGGCAAAACCGTTTCTGCGATTTGCTTTCGCAGCAGCGTGCTGCTTTTCGTTCAGCCCTGAAGCCCGAGCGGAAGTTGATTACGCAACGGAAATCAAACCATTGCTGGCGAAGCGTTGCTATTCCTGCCACGGCCCCGATCAGGCCGAAAGTGGGCTGGGACTCCACAATGCTGAAACATCCATCATCGAAGGTGACTCAGGCGAGCGACTGATCGTACCGGGCGACCCAAACGCCAGCCACTTGCTGGAACGTATTGTCGCTAATGAAGACTACGAATTGATGCCACCAGAAGGAGAACCACTCGGTGAAGCAGAAGTCGAACTCATTCGACGTTGGATTGAAGAAGGTGCCACGTTCACCAAGCACTGGGCGTATGAACCAGTGCAGAATGTGACGCCGCCAGACATGTCTGTTGCAATCCAAAAGCACATCGTGGCCCAGGCCAAATCAAATGACGAACCGCCAAAAATTTCCCCCGTGGTTCAGGATTGGGAAAAGTCGGGACATCCCGTCGATGCATTTCTGCTGGACTCACTGCTCGCCTCGGGACTGACACCGAACGCCCCCGCAGATCGCCGAACATTGATTCGCCGGGTGACACTCGATCTGACCGGTTTGCCGCCAACACCGGAAGAAGTTGCCGATTTCCTTCGCGATACCGCCCCCGACGCTTTCGAGAACCTGATCGAACGCTTGCTGCAGTCGCCTCACTATGGTGAACGCTGGGGGCGCCACTGGTTGGACCTGGTCCGTTATGCCGAAACGAATTCGTTCGAACGCGATAACCCCAAACCCAACGCCTGGAAGTATCGCGACTACGTCATTCGCTCGTTCAATGAAGACAAACCGTACGATCAATTCGTTCGAGAGCAACTTGCAGGTGACCTCCTTGATGATGTCACCACCGAATCACTCACCGCGACCGGCTACTATCGATTGGGTATTTGGGACGATGAGCCTGCTGACCCATTGCAAGCTCGCTACGACGAACTGGACGACTTGGTCGCGGTGACAGGTCAGACCTTCCTCGGTTTGACGATCAATTGCGCGCGTTGCCACGATCACAAGATCGATCCGATTCCGCAAACAGACTACTACGGCATGTTGGCTTTTTTCGCCGACGTCAGTCGTTACGGAACCCGAGGTGACCAAACATCCAACAACCAAATCGACGTTTCCGATCCAGCGCTGAACGAAGCGTACGCGAAACTGGATGCCGAACAACGCAAGCTGGAAGAAGAAGCAACCCAAATCGAACAAGACGGCATCACTAAAATGTCGGCTCCCGATCAACGTGCAACAGAAGGCCCCAAGCGACAACGCGAACGCATTTTGAAAAAGAAACTGCGTCCGCTGCTCTCAAAGGAACAACGCAAGCGATACGACGAAATCAAAGCGGCACTGAAGCTTGTCACGGAAAAACGCAATGACCTTCCAGATCGCGAGCAAGTCCTCGGGCTCGGCAAACTGCGTCCTATCGAGGAAACGTTTCTGCTATTCCGCGGCAACCCTCACTCACCAACCGATCCCGTCACGCCGCGTTTCCCAGAGATTTTCAAAGAGACTGCACCAGAAATGACGCCGGACGAACGCCGTCGTGTTTTCGCGGATTGGGTGACCAGTTCCGACAACCGGTTGTCCTCTCGGGTGATGGCGAACCGAGTTTGGCAGCACCACTTCGGGCGAGGCATTGTCCGCTCGCCAAACAACTTCGGCGGTCTCGGCGTTCCTCCGACCCATCCTGAACTGCTCGACTACCTTGCAAATCGCTTGGTGGATGGTGGCTGGAAATTGAAGGATCTGCATCGTTTGATTTGCACTAGCAAGGCATACCAAATGTCATCCGAGATCAACGAATCATCAAGTTCGATCGATCCGGGCAACGATCTGTTCTGGAGATTCGATTCCAGGAGATTGAGTGCGGAAGAAGTTCGCGATTCAATCCTGGCGGTCAACGAATCGCTCAATCGTGAGAGTTATGGCCCAAGTTTCTACCCGAGTCTTTCGGCCGAAGTGTTAGCCGGACAATCCAAACCGGGCCAAGGCTGGGGCGACTCAAGTGAAGCGGAACGCAACCGACGAAGCGTTTACATCCACGTCAAACGATCGTTGCTCACTCCGCTATTGTCCGCATTCGACTTCCCCGAACCTGACACGACCTGCGAGGCACGCTTCGCAACGCTTCAGCCAGGTCAAGCCATGTCGCTTTTGAACAGTGATTTCATCCATGAAGAGGCTGACAAGCTGGCCAAATCAGTCCGCTCCCGATTGGCTGCTGACTCGGATTCCAAGGCATTTGTTGCAGCAGTGATCGAACAAGTCCTGATGCGTCCGGCTCTCGAAATCGAAATCAAAGAAGGCGTCGATCTTATCGATGAACTGATCGCCAAGTATGAAGTCGGTCCAGAACGAGCCAACGCGTTGTACGCACTCAGCGTATTGAACTGGAACGAATTCGTCTTCGTTTTCTAG
- the floA gene encoding flotillin-like protein FloA (flotillin-like protein involved in membrane lipid rafts), whose amino-acid sequence MAMIDLTHDWQLLAQNPAGGLNSSSLLLLVGVFLALFFAAVLGFFFLRYGKLWFQAFMSDADVQLLNLIRMHFTKVNPNVIVQAKVMVAQAGLNIGRRDGISTHRLEAHYLAGGNVMNVIHAIIAAHRAQIPLEFDQAAAIDLAGRDVLDAVQTSVYPKVIDCPDPKRSGKTTLSAITKNGVELRVRTRVTVRTNIEQLIGGATEDTVIARVGEAIISSIGSAETHFKVLENPDMITRVVLSRGLDAQTAFEIVSIDIADIDVGENIGARLQNDQAEADTRVARAQAERRRAEAIAAEQQMNARVSENRSRLVLAEADVPRALAEAFKAGRIGNVSSVAAAEGSA is encoded by the coding sequence ATGGCGATGATTGATCTGACTCACGATTGGCAGTTGCTTGCACAAAATCCTGCGGGCGGATTGAATTCCAGTTCGTTGTTGTTGCTCGTCGGCGTTTTTCTGGCACTGTTCTTTGCTGCGGTGTTGGGATTCTTTTTCCTTCGCTACGGGAAGCTCTGGTTTCAGGCATTCATGTCTGATGCGGATGTGCAATTGCTGAACTTGATTCGCATGCATTTCACCAAAGTCAATCCAAACGTGATCGTGCAGGCGAAGGTGATGGTCGCGCAAGCCGGATTGAACATCGGTCGTCGCGATGGAATCAGCACGCATCGGTTGGAGGCTCACTATCTGGCTGGTGGCAACGTGATGAATGTCATCCATGCGATCATTGCTGCTCACCGAGCCCAGATTCCCTTGGAGTTCGATCAGGCGGCGGCGATTGATTTGGCTGGTCGTGATGTGTTGGACGCCGTTCAAACCAGCGTCTATCCAAAGGTCATCGATTGCCCTGACCCGAAACGTAGTGGCAAAACAACGTTGAGCGCAATCACGAAAAATGGTGTCGAGCTGCGTGTTCGCACTCGCGTCACGGTTCGGACAAACATTGAGCAATTGATCGGTGGTGCGACCGAAGACACGGTGATTGCTCGCGTGGGCGAAGCCATCATCAGTTCTATCGGATCCGCTGAGACGCATTTCAAGGTCTTGGAAAACCCAGACATGATTACCCGCGTCGTTCTTTCGCGTGGACTCGATGCACAAACCGCGTTTGAGATCGTTTCGATCGATATCGCTGACATTGATGTCGGTGAAAATATTGGTGCTCGTTTGCAGAACGATCAGGCGGAAGCGGACACTCGGGTCGCCCGTGCTCAAGCCGAACGTCGCCGGGCGGAGGCCATTGCTGCTGAGCAACAGATGAACGCCCGCGTATCCGAAAACCGTTCGCGTTTGGTTCTGGCGGAAGCCGATGTTCCTCGTGCACTCGCCGAGGCGTTTAAAGCCGGTCGTATCGGAAACGTATCCAGTGTTGCAGCGGCGGAAGGCTCGGCGTGA
- a CDS encoding anthranilate synthase component II, producing the protein MILVIDNYDSFTYNLVQRMGEIDPSAEIRVHRNDDLSPDEIESLSPERLLISPGPCTPTEAGVSVECVRRFAGKFPILGVCLGHQSIGEAFGATIIRAPELMHGKTDGIHHDDGGLFAGLTNPFTATRYHSLVIDPDTVPKDLVVGAWTDTGGNRQIMGVRHRQHKLEGWQFHPESFLTEPGVELIKRFLAW; encoded by the coding sequence ATGATTTTGGTTATCGATAACTACGACTCATTCACCTACAACCTGGTTCAGCGAATGGGTGAAATCGATCCGTCGGCGGAAATCCGAGTCCATCGCAATGACGATCTGTCGCCGGACGAGATTGAATCTCTCTCCCCTGAACGGTTACTCATCTCTCCAGGACCGTGCACTCCCACCGAAGCCGGGGTCAGCGTCGAATGCGTGCGACGGTTCGCGGGCAAGTTTCCGATTTTGGGAGTTTGCCTGGGGCATCAATCAATCGGCGAAGCATTCGGTGCGACAATCATTCGTGCCCCCGAGCTGATGCACGGCAAGACGGATGGAATTCATCACGACGATGGCGGCTTGTTTGCGGGACTGACCAATCCATTCACCGCCACACGATACCATTCGCTTGTGATTGATCCCGACACCGTCCCAAAAGACTTGGTCGTCGGAGCGTGGACGGACACGGGAGGAAATCGACAAATCATGGGAGTCCGGCACCGCCAACACAAATTGGAAGGCTGGCAATTTCACCCGGAAAGTTTTTTGACCGAGCCGGGCGTCGAATTGATCAAACGTTTTCTGGCGTGGTGA
- a CDS encoding glycosyltransferase family 2 protein: MNTSSSPISSPLGSPAPVTSGLSAGLQTPEPQPSRPAPGQNRLEEISVVIPAMNEEASLSELHGRILEVCAEQNVRVQIVFVDDGSTDKTWQKMVSLCGTASDQSHSTSALRLRRNFGKAAALSAGFSVARGSIVFTMDADLQDDPTEIPRFLEKIQGGLDVVSGWKQTRHDPWHKVLPSRVFNALVSSLTGVRLHDHNCGFKAYRREVLAEVDLYGERHRFIPVLASARGFRVGEIVVQHHARQHGVSKYGVSRLVKGFLDLLSIHLVTGYGRRPLHLIGTAGLLCFAVGSVGITYLSIKWVWSRMGDGEVLHLHSTAIFYYCILAVLLGAQCVLAGLLAELVISVAAARDRREIMNMSDAQTNSVSNTADSSRLLPNASGYSVSDWAGLGEPNHQSTSSRDVDSTGPIHDA, encoded by the coding sequence ATGAACACTTCATCCTCTCCGATCTCGTCGCCGCTGGGCTCGCCAGCGCCGGTCACGTCAGGTTTGTCGGCTGGACTTCAGACCCCTGAACCGCAACCGAGCCGGCCGGCACCCGGTCAAAATCGCCTCGAAGAAATTTCGGTGGTGATTCCAGCGATGAACGAAGAGGCGTCGTTATCCGAGCTTCACGGACGCATTCTCGAAGTTTGTGCAGAACAAAATGTTCGCGTTCAAATCGTCTTCGTGGATGACGGATCGACTGACAAAACTTGGCAGAAAATGGTCTCGCTATGCGGTACCGCATCGGACCAGTCCCATTCAACGAGTGCATTGCGTTTGCGTCGCAACTTTGGCAAGGCGGCCGCATTGAGTGCTGGCTTTTCCGTCGCTCGCGGGTCGATTGTCTTCACGATGGATGCGGATCTGCAAGACGACCCGACGGAGATTCCTCGCTTCTTGGAAAAGATCCAAGGCGGACTCGATGTGGTCAGTGGCTGGAAGCAAACTCGCCACGACCCGTGGCACAAAGTGTTACCCAGCCGAGTCTTCAACGCGTTGGTCAGCTCACTGACTGGCGTTCGGTTGCACGATCACAATTGCGGCTTCAAAGCCTATCGCCGAGAAGTCTTGGCCGAAGTCGACCTGTATGGCGAACGTCATCGGTTCATCCCAGTGCTCGCATCCGCCCGCGGTTTTCGAGTGGGCGAGATTGTTGTCCAGCATCACGCTCGACAACACGGCGTTTCAAAATACGGAGTTTCGCGACTGGTCAAAGGATTTTTGGATCTACTCAGCATCCACCTCGTGACCGGATACGGTCGCCGACCGCTTCACCTGATCGGAACCGCTGGTTTGCTGTGCTTCGCGGTGGGCTCGGTTGGCATCACCTACCTCAGCATCAAATGGGTTTGGTCTCGAATGGGCGACGGCGAAGTCCTGCACCTCCATTCAACCGCAATTTTCTATTACTGCATCCTGGCTGTCCTGCTTGGTGCCCAGTGTGTCTTGGCTGGCTTGCTCGCAGAGCTGGTGATTTCCGTCGCGGCAGCACGCGATCGCAGAGAAATAATGAACATGAGCGACGCTCAAACAAATTCCGTATCGAACACTGCCGATAGTTCTCGTCTGCTTCCCAATGCATCGGGATACAGCGTTTCTGATTGGGCTGGCTTAGGCGAACCCAACCATCAATCGACTTCGTCGCGTGATGTGGATTCGACGGGGCCGATTCACGATGCGTAA
- a CDS encoding NUDIX hydrolase, whose amino-acid sequence MSEPEILLRGSRFDVIALDLPGRDGQSHRREFIQHPGAVVLLPLVDEDTVVMIENERPAVGETLLELPAGTRDPGEEVLVTAARELAEETGYQAGDLSVACEFYSAPGLGNELMHLVVAKDLTAGEQRLETTERIETKLMHRDQLLKLVQTCQIRDAKTLIGLQAFLFQKI is encoded by the coding sequence ATGTCCGAACCTGAAATCCTGTTGCGAGGTAGTCGTTTTGATGTCATCGCTTTGGACCTACCGGGTCGAGATGGTCAGTCTCACCGACGGGAATTCATTCAGCATCCCGGTGCGGTGGTGTTGTTGCCATTGGTAGACGAAGACACCGTGGTGATGATCGAAAATGAACGCCCGGCAGTGGGCGAAACTTTGCTGGAATTGCCCGCGGGAACACGCGATCCCGGTGAAGAGGTGCTGGTGACAGCGGCTCGCGAATTAGCGGAAGAAACCGGCTATCAAGCTGGTGATTTGAGCGTCGCCTGCGAGTTCTATTCGGCACCCGGGTTGGGCAACGAGTTGATGCATTTGGTCGTCGCCAAAGACCTCACCGCTGGGGAGCAACGGCTTGAGACGACTGAGCGAATCGAGACCAAATTGATGCACCGAGATCAGCTATTGAAGCTTGTGCAGACGTGTCAAATTCGCGATGCGAAAACGCTGATAGGATTGCAGGCGTTCTTGTTCCAGAAAATTTAA
- a CDS encoding DUF2617 family protein has protein sequence MTDRDAKPSSRRDRYELFFGLFIVLSVRPKVAELAFHLFSRSLHPELLVVHQTRRIERDGYDAKIEVTNCGHVVTFNSASSADSPATTLCEVATSAHQPLPSRRCLIRQSLKGSRTEEATCRSGLSYRSHFQLETVDPKMFWMVGQQLGTGPTEGLLHRFDSSGRMALGAISYVNIETRRRSMLIQAIHTFPDDYAIVKVESLFTLPEADATSA, from the coding sequence GTGACTGACCGCGACGCGAAGCCATCTTCGCGACGAGATAGATACGAACTCTTCTTTGGACTCTTCATCGTGCTTTCGGTTCGCCCAAAAGTTGCTGAACTTGCGTTTCACTTGTTCAGTCGATCGCTGCACCCGGAACTTCTCGTTGTGCATCAAACGCGGAGGATCGAACGAGACGGCTACGATGCCAAGATCGAGGTAACCAATTGCGGTCACGTGGTCACGTTCAATTCAGCATCCAGTGCTGATTCGCCTGCGACCACGCTTTGCGAGGTTGCCACCAGTGCTCATCAACCCTTGCCATCGCGTCGTTGTTTGATTCGACAATCGCTCAAGGGAAGCCGAACGGAAGAAGCGACTTGTCGTTCGGGATTGTCTTATCGGTCTCATTTCCAGCTCGAAACGGTCGATCCGAAGATGTTCTGGATGGTGGGCCAGCAATTGGGAACTGGACCCACCGAAGGTTTGCTGCACCGTTTTGATTCGAGCGGTCGGATGGCACTCGGGGCCATCAGCTACGTCAACATTGAAACGCGTCGACGTTCCATGCTGATTCAAGCGATCCACACATTTCCTGATGACTACGCCATCGTCAAAGTGGAATCGTTGTTCACTCTGCCAGAAGCCGACGCAACTTCGGCTTGA